A genomic region of Brevibacillus sp. JNUCC-41 contains the following coding sequences:
- the serC gene encoding 3-phosphoserine/phosphohydroxythreonine transaminase — MKRARNFNAGPAALPLEVLQRAQNEWLNIEDSGMSVMELSHRSSEFEKIHNHAIQSLKELLEIPENYEVLLLQGGASLQFSMIPMNILNDGKRADYVLTGSWSEKALKEAKKVGETAVVASSKDEKYTFIPKVEDIQLNDDAAYLHITSNNTIYGTQWKDFPETGGIPLVADMSSDILSKKIDVRKFGIIYAGAQKNLGPSGITVVIIRKDLITDNDKIPSMMNYSIHSKNNSLYNTPPTLAIYLLSLVLDWAKEQGGVEKIAKANEEKAKVIYDAIDGSDGFYKGHALPDSRSLMNVTFKLPSEEAEVQFLKEAKQAGFVGLNGHRSIGGCRASIYNAVPLSHCQDLADFMKEFQESYKAKEAQIL; from the coding sequence TTGAAACGTGCACGCAATTTTAACGCTGGGCCAGCCGCCCTTCCTTTAGAGGTTTTACAAAGAGCCCAAAACGAGTGGTTGAATATTGAGGATTCAGGTATGTCGGTCATGGAATTAAGCCATAGAAGTTCGGAATTCGAAAAGATTCATAACCATGCCATTCAATCATTAAAAGAACTCTTGGAAATTCCTGAAAATTATGAAGTTCTCCTGCTTCAAGGAGGAGCAAGCCTACAATTTTCCATGATTCCCATGAACATATTGAATGATGGGAAAAGGGCAGATTATGTCCTAACTGGTTCTTGGTCGGAAAAGGCATTAAAAGAGGCCAAAAAGGTTGGTGAAACGGCTGTTGTCGCTTCATCCAAAGATGAAAAATATACGTTCATCCCTAAAGTCGAAGACATCCAATTGAATGATGATGCTGCATATCTTCATATCACAAGCAATAATACGATTTACGGAACGCAATGGAAGGACTTCCCGGAAACAGGTGGCATTCCTTTAGTAGCTGATATGTCAAGTGATATTCTCAGTAAAAAAATTGATGTTAGAAAATTCGGCATCATCTATGCAGGTGCACAAAAGAATCTGGGGCCATCGGGAATCACGGTCGTTATCATCCGTAAAGATTTAATTACGGATAATGACAAAATCCCATCCATGATGAACTATTCTATCCATTCGAAAAATAACTCTTTATACAACACGCCTCCGACATTGGCCATTTACTTATTGTCCCTTGTGTTGGATTGGGCAAAAGAACAAGGCGGCGTGGAAAAGATTGCAAAAGCCAATGAAGAAAAAGCAAAAGTCATTTATGATGCCATCGACGGCAGCGATGGTTTTTATAAAGGCCATGCCCTACCGGACAGCCGTTCATTAATGAATGTGACGTTCAAGCTTCCATCCGAAGAAGCTGAAGTACAATTCCTTAAAGAGGCAAAGCAAGCCGGATTCGTAGGACTGAACGGTCACCGTTCCATCGGTGGATGCAGAGCATCCATCTATAACGCTGTCCCTTTATCCCATTGCCAGGACCTTGCGGATTTCATGAAGGAATTCCAGGAATCGTATAAAGCGAAGGAAGCTCAAATCCTTTAA
- a CDS encoding peptidylprolyl isomerase: MKKWALSIAVTAGLIGLTACNSDKEAVVETKAGDITKEEFYNVMKDRYGETVLQELVYEKVLSEKYTVTDKEVKAKTDELKEQMGENFETALASSGYKSEDDLKRALKIGMLQEKAAVADIKVKEADVKKAYEDYKPQIKARHILVKDQKTANEVKAKLDKGEDFAKLAKEYSTDTGTAEKGGELGWFGQGEMVPAFEEQAYKMKKDEISKPIKSDYGYHIIQLLDTKEKKPYKDMKKDLEYDLKVAQIDQTKVQDILNSEVKKADVKIKDKDLKDAITSGDATKAEK; the protein is encoded by the coding sequence ATGAAGAAGTGGGCATTATCGATTGCTGTTACTGCAGGGCTGATCGGACTTACAGCATGCAACAGCGACAAGGAAGCAGTCGTGGAAACTAAAGCGGGGGATATAACTAAAGAGGAATTTTACAATGTAATGAAAGACCGTTATGGTGAAACCGTTCTTCAGGAACTTGTTTATGAAAAAGTTCTCTCTGAAAAATATACAGTAACTGATAAAGAAGTTAAAGCTAAAACGGACGAACTTAAAGAGCAAATGGGTGAAAATTTCGAAACGGCCCTGGCCTCTTCCGGATATAAGAGCGAAGATGATCTTAAACGCGCACTTAAAATCGGCATGCTTCAAGAAAAAGCAGCCGTTGCCGATATAAAAGTTAAAGAAGCTGATGTGAAAAAAGCTTATGAAGACTATAAACCACAAATCAAAGCGAGACATATTCTAGTGAAAGACCAAAAAACAGCCAACGAAGTTAAAGCTAAATTGGACAAAGGCGAAGATTTCGCTAAACTTGCAAAAGAATATTCAACAGACACAGGCACAGCTGAAAAAGGCGGCGAGCTAGGCTGGTTCGGACAAGGTGAAATGGTTCCTGCATTTGAAGAACAAGCTTACAAAATGAAGAAAGATGAAATCAGCAAGCCAATTAAATCCGATTATGGCTACCACATCATCCAACTTCTTGATACAAAAGAAAAGAAACCATACAAAGATATGAAAAAAGATCTTGAATATGATTTGAAAGTCGCTCAGATTGACCAAACTAAAGTTCAGGATATTTTGAATTCAGAAGTCAAAAAAGCGGACGTGAAGATTAAAGATAAAGATCTGAAAGATGCCATCACTTCTGGTGACGCAACCAAGGCTGAAAAATAA
- a CDS encoding ABC transporter ATP-binding protein — translation MSLLEIKQLVGGYTKTPVLKGISFDIQPNELVGLIGLNGAGKSTTIKHIIGLMEPKGGSVSIHGKTLAQDPDTYRKQFTYVPETPILYDELTLEEHLKLTAMAHGLAEATYKERMGVLLKEFHMEKRLKWFPAHFSKGMKQKVMIMCAFLVQPSLYIVDEPFVGLDPLGIQSLLDLMRKMKESGAGILMSTHILATAERYCDSFIILHNGEIRAKGDLEQLRKQFSMPGATLDDLYIQLTKEEIGHE, via the coding sequence ATGTCCTTATTGGAAATAAAGCAATTAGTGGGCGGATATACGAAAACGCCCGTTTTAAAGGGAATAAGTTTTGACATTCAACCAAATGAGCTAGTGGGGTTAATTGGGCTCAATGGGGCTGGGAAAAGTACGACAATTAAACATATCATCGGACTTATGGAGCCGAAAGGCGGAAGTGTCTCGATTCATGGAAAAACTCTTGCCCAGGACCCGGATACATATCGGAAACAATTCACTTATGTTCCAGAAACGCCAATCTTGTATGATGAGCTTACACTTGAGGAGCATTTAAAGCTTACGGCCATGGCACATGGTTTGGCGGAAGCCACATATAAGGAAAGGATGGGCGTTCTATTAAAGGAATTCCATATGGAAAAAAGGCTTAAATGGTTTCCGGCCCATTTCTCAAAAGGAATGAAGCAAAAGGTCATGATAATGTGCGCCTTTCTAGTACAGCCGTCATTATATATCGTCGACGAACCCTTCGTAGGTCTTGATCCATTAGGCATTCAATCCCTGCTCGATTTGATGAGGAAAATGAAAGAGAGCGGAGCGGGAATTTTAATGTCCACACACATACTGGCGACAGCCGAGAGGTATTGTGATTCTTTCATCATCCTGCATAATGGAGAGATTCGGGCAAAAGGCGATCTTGAGCAGCTTCGCAAACAATTTTCCATGCCGGGGGCAACTCTTGATGATTTGTATATTCAGTTGACGAAAGAAGAAATCGGTCATGAATAG
- the yhaM gene encoding 3'-5' exoribonuclease YhaM — protein MGNGIIHYGIGEVVDIYMYIKTSTKAVASNGKPFLTLILCDKTGEIEAKLWDVSEADEKTYSAEATVKVQGEVQNYRGRSQLKIRNIRITSDTDGVTKADLIQTAPISQEEMMETITQFIFEMRNPNIQRVTRHLIKKYQNEFLTFPAATKNHHEYMSGLAYHVVSMLGLAKAISTLYPSLNKDLLYAGVILHDLGKVHELSGPVSTVYTVEGNLLGHITIMVNEVGKAAEELGIEAEEIMILKHLILSHHGKAEWGSPKPPMVREAEVLHYIDNMDAKINMMDRALEKVKPGEFTERVFALDNRSFYKPTF, from the coding sequence ATGGGAAATGGGATCATACACTACGGAATTGGTGAAGTAGTAGATATATATATGTACATTAAAACGAGTACAAAAGCGGTGGCAAGTAATGGAAAGCCATTTTTAACATTGATTTTGTGCGATAAAACCGGGGAGATCGAGGCAAAGTTATGGGATGTTTCCGAGGCTGACGAGAAAACATACAGTGCGGAAGCTACGGTGAAAGTTCAAGGGGAAGTCCAGAATTATCGAGGACGCAGCCAATTGAAAATCCGTAATATCAGAATTACTTCAGACACTGATGGGGTAACAAAAGCCGATTTAATTCAAACGGCCCCTATAAGTCAGGAAGAAATGATGGAAACCATCACTCAATTCATTTTTGAAATGAGGAACCCGAATATCCAAAGGGTGACTAGGCATCTTATAAAAAAATATCAGAATGAATTCCTGACGTTTCCTGCTGCCACCAAGAACCACCATGAGTATATGTCGGGTCTGGCCTATCACGTTGTATCGATGCTAGGGCTGGCTAAGGCCATTTCAACCCTATATCCTTCCCTCAATAAGGATCTATTGTATGCCGGAGTCATTCTCCATGACCTTGGAAAGGTACATGAGCTATCTGGACCTGTTTCGACTGTTTATACAGTGGAGGGGAACTTGTTGGGGCATATCACCATCATGGTAAATGAAGTCGGCAAAGCTGCAGAGGAATTGGGCATTGAAGCGGAAGAAATCATGATTCTCAAGCACTTGATATTAAGTCATCATGGTAAAGCGGAATGGGGCAGTCCAAAACCGCCAATGGTGAGGGAAGCGGAAGTGCTGCATTATATTGATAATATGGATGCCAAGATAAATATGATGGACCGGGCATTAGAAAAAGTGAAACCGGGTGAATTTACGGAAAGAGTCTTTGCGCTCGATAATCGTTCATTCTATAAACCAACATTTTAA
- a CDS encoding YjcZ family sporulation protein — MSGGIGGGFALIVVLFILLVIIGASWL; from the coding sequence ATGTCTGGAGGAATAGGTGGAGGCTTTGCTCTAATTGTCGTTCTTTTCATCCTGTTAGTCATCATTGGAGCTTCTTGGTTATAA
- a CDS encoding EcsC family protein yields the protein MMDEYGQKALSELISWKKKVAKKSGKLERMSKKAQIKMNSYIPDRVHKMITDSIKGMIEAVLSGSKYMSKEKNVVLLSLQQKEEWVAETVTAYRKTAVIEGVGTGAAGLLIGLADFPLLLSIKMKLLFEISRIYGFDPNKYEERLFILHIFQMAFSSEEKKLETLRVIEEWESGKWPEIDWQEFQQEYRDHIDVIKMFQLVPGFGAAVGAYANHHLLEQLGETAVNCYRIRLLKE from the coding sequence ATGATGGATGAATATGGACAAAAGGCATTATCGGAACTAATATCCTGGAAAAAGAAAGTAGCCAAGAAATCCGGCAAGCTTGAGCGGATGTCCAAAAAGGCGCAAATCAAAATGAATAGTTATATCCCAGACCGAGTGCACAAAATGATTACTGATAGTATTAAAGGGATGATTGAGGCCGTATTATCAGGTTCAAAATATATGTCTAAAGAAAAAAATGTAGTGCTTCTATCCTTACAGCAAAAAGAAGAATGGGTTGCGGAAACTGTAACGGCCTATCGGAAAACGGCCGTTATAGAAGGTGTGGGAACAGGAGCGGCAGGGCTTTTAATTGGATTGGCTGATTTCCCTTTACTGCTTAGCATCAAGATGAAGTTATTATTCGAAATATCCCGTATATATGGTTTTGATCCAAATAAATATGAGGAACGCCTGTTCATACTCCATATCTTTCAGATGGCATTTTCGAGTGAGGAAAAAAAACTGGAAACATTACGGGTAATAGAAGAATGGGAATCAGGGAAATGGCCGGAAATAGACTGGCAAGAATTTCAGCAGGAATATCGCGATCACATCGATGTCATCAAAATGTTCCAGCTAGTCCCAGGGTTTGGGGCAGCTGTCGGTGCATATGCCAACCATCATTTGTTGGAACAACTTGGGGAGACGGCTGTCAATTGTTACCGAATCAGACTTCTAAAAGAGTAA
- a CDS encoding ABC transporter ATP-binding protein — translation MRPSINTQSLSLGYGEKLIINDMNIEIPKGEITVFIGANGCGKSTLLRSVARLLKPQSGSVLLEGKAISTMSSKDVARKMAILPQSPVAPEGLTVYQLVKQGRYPYQSWLKQWSSVDEEKVQKAIEATNLTDLKDQAVDELSGGQKQRAWIAMTLAQDTDVILLDEPTTYLDMTHQIEILDLLFDLNESENRTIVMVLHDLNLACRYADNLVALKDGAIHAQGRPEDIITRELVQHVFCMECQISCDPIFGSPMCVPFGKGRYARSQVKALANA, via the coding sequence ATGCGACCATCTATTAACACACAGTCTTTATCGCTCGGTTATGGTGAAAAATTAATTATAAATGATATGAATATAGAAATACCCAAAGGGGAGATCACCGTATTCATCGGTGCTAATGGATGTGGAAAATCAACACTGCTAAGGTCTGTTGCCCGATTGTTAAAACCTCAATCCGGCTCAGTTTTGCTCGAAGGCAAAGCGATTTCGACCATGTCATCGAAGGATGTAGCAAGAAAGATGGCGATTCTTCCACAATCCCCGGTTGCTCCTGAAGGACTTACAGTCTATCAACTTGTTAAACAAGGAAGGTATCCTTATCAAAGCTGGTTGAAACAGTGGAGTTCCGTAGATGAAGAAAAAGTTCAAAAGGCGATTGAAGCGACGAACCTGACTGATTTAAAGGATCAGGCAGTCGATGAATTATCGGGAGGCCAGAAGCAACGGGCATGGATAGCAATGACGCTGGCTCAGGATACGGACGTCATTTTGTTGGATGAACCGACTACATATCTTGATATGACCCATCAAATCGAGATTTTGGACTTATTGTTCGACTTAAATGAGTCTGAGAACCGAACGATCGTGATGGTGCTTCATGATTTGAATTTAGCTTGCCGTTATGCGGATAATCTGGTGGCACTTAAAGATGGGGCGATACATGCTCAAGGCCGACCAGAGGATATCATCACGCGTGAATTGGTACAGCATGTATTCTGCATGGAATGTCAAATTTCTTGTGATCCGATTTTCGGCAGTCCCATGTGTGTCCCATTTGGTAAAGGCCGCTACGCCCGAAGTCAGGTAAAAGCGCTGGCCAATGCATAA
- a CDS encoding HTH-type transcriptional regulator Hpr: protein MQNKNYSMKEAMIFSQRIAQLSKALWKSIEKDWQQWIKPYDLNINEHHILWIAYHLNGSSISDVAKFGVMHVSTAFNFSKKLEERGYLTFSKKENDKRNTYIEITAEGEKILLDLMETYDPSKNSAFSGALPLRELYGKFPDMIEMMAIIRNIYGEDFMQIFERSFDNIDQEFTDVEGKITKKKIEKETEPV, encoded by the coding sequence ATGCAGAATAAAAATTATTCTATGAAAGAAGCAATGATTTTTAGTCAACGAATTGCACAATTAAGCAAAGCATTATGGAAATCGATTGAAAAAGATTGGCAGCAATGGATCAAGCCCTATGATTTAAATATCAATGAGCATCATATTCTTTGGATTGCCTACCATCTTAATGGCTCTTCCATTTCTGATGTTGCAAAATTTGGGGTCATGCATGTTTCTACGGCATTTAACTTTTCAAAAAAATTAGAGGAACGCGGATACTTAACATTTTCCAAAAAAGAAAATGACAAAAGGAATACGTATATAGAGATCACGGCAGAAGGTGAAAAAATCCTTCTTGATTTAATGGAGACATACGACCCAAGCAAGAACTCTGCTTTCTCAGGTGCACTTCCACTGCGTGAGCTTTATGGCAAGTTTCCCGATATGATTGAAATGATGGCCATCATCCGTAATATCTACGGTGAAGATTTCATGCAAATCTTTGAACGGTCCTTCGATAATATTGATCAGGAGTTTACTGACGTGGAGGGTAAAATCACAAAAAAAAAGATAGAGAAAGAAACTGAGCCAGTTTAA
- a CDS encoding ABC transporter permease, with translation MNSQNLWKERYLGYINETQKYLRYIFNGHLVFVMVLVLGGLAYYYSDWVKTLDSDFPAELIMAFVLSIIVTRSPINTFLKEPDTVFLLPLETKLRSYFKNSLILSWVMQGFILLVVLIASIPMYSKVTGAGGTDLGIILVVLLILKFLNLTMRWQVLKYQDTSVSHWDSFIRFLLNGVILYFICSRANILFALITFLLLLGLYMYYRGATKGFVLKWERLVELENKRMNSFYRIANMFTDVPHLKGKVARRKWMDWLLSFIPYGEKSTYTYLYARTLLRSNDYVGLCFRLTIIGSVILSVFTNIWAHLIVTFMFLFMTALQLLPVWKAHEWKVWVSLYPLPAKMRESAVIKLISYFLLFEDLVFGLILLVKGEWMSALAALAMGLVFLLGFKIYAAKKIKNF, from the coding sequence ATGAATAGTCAAAATCTCTGGAAGGAAAGATATTTAGGCTATATAAATGAAACGCAAAAATATCTGCGCTATATTTTTAATGGCCATCTAGTTTTTGTCATGGTATTGGTTCTTGGTGGTTTGGCCTATTATTACAGTGATTGGGTGAAGACATTGGACAGTGATTTCCCTGCTGAATTGATCATGGCCTTTGTTTTATCGATCATTGTGACCAGAAGCCCGATCAATACTTTTTTGAAAGAACCTGATACGGTATTCCTGCTTCCGCTTGAAACGAAGTTGCGTAGCTATTTCAAGAATTCACTGATATTAAGTTGGGTCATGCAGGGGTTCATTCTTCTGGTCGTCCTCATTGCATCCATTCCGATGTATTCGAAGGTCACGGGTGCAGGAGGTACTGACCTTGGAATCATCCTTGTCGTTTTGCTTATTTTGAAGTTCTTGAATTTAACCATGCGTTGGCAGGTGTTGAAATATCAGGATACATCAGTGAGCCATTGGGACTCTTTCATCCGCTTTTTACTTAACGGAGTGATTCTTTATTTCATCTGTTCGAGGGCAAATATACTGTTTGCACTTATAACATTTTTATTATTGTTAGGACTTTACATGTATTACCGAGGCGCAACCAAAGGATTTGTGCTTAAGTGGGAACGGCTGGTGGAGCTGGAAAACAAGAGGATGAATTCTTTCTATCGAATAGCAAACATGTTTACTGATGTTCCTCATTTGAAAGGAAAGGTAGCAAGAAGGAAATGGATGGACTGGCTATTATCATTCATTCCGTATGGCGAAAAATCAACGTATACCTATCTTTATGCCCGTACTCTGTTGCGATCGAATGATTATGTGGGACTTTGTTTTCGATTGACTATCATTGGGTCAGTGATTTTAAGTGTATTCACTAACATATGGGCACATTTGATTGTAACCTTCATGTTCCTATTCATGACAGCCCTGCAACTGCTGCCGGTATGGAAGGCTCATGAATGGAAGGTATGGGTCTCATTGTATCCATTGCCAGCAAAAATGAGAGAATCTGCAGTCATAAAGCTAATTTCTTATTTCTTATTATTTGAGGACCTTGTCTTCGGTTTGATCCTCCTAGTGAAAGGGGAATGGATGTCCGCTTTAGCCGCCTTGGCAATGGGGCTTGTTTTCTTGCTCGGTTTTAAAATTTATGCAGCCAAGAAAATTAAAAACTTTTAA
- a CDS encoding YtxH domain-containing protein, whose protein sequence is MNAKSLLIGFLTGTVVAGAATLLSTPSSGKDLRTRIKTNTEDIKNTIDELKVKMLNIKDDTMEASQISKETVKTFISDVQVVIENWKREIEPNKNELLKNVQEIENSLKELEAATPSSKN, encoded by the coding sequence ATGAATGCAAAATCATTACTAATTGGCTTTTTGACCGGAACAGTAGTAGCTGGTGCGGCAACCTTACTTTCAACACCAAGTTCAGGTAAAGACCTACGGACCCGCATCAAAACGAATACCGAAGATATTAAGAATACAATTGATGAGTTAAAGGTAAAAATGCTAAATATTAAAGATGACACGATGGAAGCTTCACAAATCAGCAAAGAAACGGTAAAAACGTTCATTTCGGATGTTCAGGTCGTCATCGAGAACTGGAAGCGGGAAATTGAACCCAATAAAAATGAATTATTGAAGAACGTTCAAGAAATTGAAAATTCATTGAAAGAATTGGAAGCGGCCACCCCTTCTTCAAAAAATTAA
- a CDS encoding sporulation YhaL family protein produces the protein MPIWIWFVFIGIIVSAVMAIWTARQERLIDDAWIEKEGQKYIERMEEERERRKKDINQGA, from the coding sequence ATGCCAATTTGGATCTGGTTCGTGTTTATTGGAATAATCGTCAGTGCAGTCATGGCAATTTGGACAGCTAGGCAGGAACGCCTTATAGATGATGCATGGATTGAGAAGGAAGGTCAGAAGTACATTGAACGTATGGAAGAAGAGCGTGAGAGGCGTAAAAAGGATATAAATCAGGGAGCGTAG
- a CDS encoding tryptophan transporter codes for MKTKTLVSLSLLIGIGAALHFIVPGFFLGMKPDMMLLMMFLAITLFPAKKNVFIVALAAGAISAMTTTFPGGQIPNIIDKLATAFLFYLLFISLKKFSTSVVTVSILTAVGTMISGAVFLGSAYYIVSLPGPFVALFGAVVLPAVLLNTVAMVIIYPIVNGIVRKSNIPINA; via the coding sequence ATGAAAACGAAAACCCTTGTGTCACTGTCCCTATTAATCGGGATTGGGGCTGCCCTGCATTTTATCGTGCCTGGATTCTTCCTTGGAATGAAACCGGATATGATGCTGTTGATGATGTTTTTGGCGATTACCCTGTTTCCCGCGAAGAAGAATGTTTTCATTGTCGCCTTGGCTGCTGGAGCCATCTCTGCCATGACGACTACATTTCCTGGTGGACAGATTCCAAATATCATAGACAAATTGGCAACAGCCTTTCTGTTTTACCTTTTATTCATCAGTCTTAAGAAGTTTTCAACATCCGTTGTCACCGTTAGTATCTTGACTGCCGTAGGAACAATGATTTCCGGCGCTGTCTTCCTTGGTTCGGCTTATTATATCGTTTCCCTTCCAGGGCCTTTCGTTGCACTTTTCGGCGCTGTTGTACTTCCTGCCGTACTGTTAAATACAGTTGCGATGGTCATCATTTATCCAATTGTGAACGGCATCGTAAGAAAATCAAATATACCCATTAATGCTTAA
- a CDS encoding HIT family protein has translation MSDCIFCKIINGDIPSSKVFENEHVLAFLDISQVTKGHTLVIPKVHKENLYELTPEIAKNLFEVVPEIARAMKQEFQPVGLNVLNNNGEAAGQSVFHFHMHLIPRHGEGDGFGAVWKTNTSDYTPDDLKQIADSIAQHLK, from the coding sequence ATGAGTGATTGCATTTTTTGCAAAATAATCAATGGGGATATCCCAAGTTCCAAAGTTTTCGAAAATGAACATGTATTGGCCTTTCTCGATATCAGTCAAGTAACAAAAGGCCATACGCTGGTAATACCAAAAGTACATAAGGAAAACCTTTATGAGTTGACACCTGAGATTGCCAAGAACCTTTTTGAAGTGGTGCCGGAAATTGCCCGTGCCATGAAGCAGGAATTTCAACCTGTAGGCCTGAACGTTCTAAATAATAACGGTGAAGCCGCAGGACAGTCCGTTTTCCATTTTCATATGCATTTAATTCCTCGGCATGGTGAAGGAGACGGATTTGGGGCTGTTTGGAAAACGAATACGAGCGACTATACACCAGATGACCTGAAACAAATCGCCGACTCCATTGCACAGCATTTAAAATGA
- a CDS encoding DUF1878 family protein — translation MKNINEEIEILRFHQRLLLNLIRNPEAKLDYLFVEKNFTKKEAEELLKTCDTLSKRYEIEKAEGYMNFRPLFNQFERNINSKITIKECVDACLSQGLYVSFMREMDRV, via the coding sequence ATGAAAAATATAAATGAAGAAATAGAAATACTCCGTTTTCATCAACGGCTTTTATTAAACCTGATACGCAATCCAGAGGCCAAGTTGGACTATCTATTTGTGGAAAAAAATTTCACGAAGAAGGAAGCGGAAGAATTATTGAAAACATGTGATACCTTGAGCAAACGCTATGAAATAGAAAAAGCGGAAGGGTATATGAACTTTCGACCGCTTTTTAATCAATTTGAAAGAAATATTAATTCAAAAATAACCATAAAGGAATGCGTTGATGCATGCCTCTCACAAGGTTTATATGTATCATTCATGAGGGAAATGGATAGAGTATGA
- a CDS encoding YjcZ family sporulation protein, with translation MGNGFNGGFALLVVLFILLIIVGSACF, from the coding sequence ATGGGTAATGGATTTAACGGAGGTTTCGCTTTGTTAGTGGTGTTATTCATATTATTAATAATTGTAGGATCAGCCTGTTTCTAA
- a CDS encoding (2Fe-2S)-binding protein gives MHNLPPAIEKELQGYRISFRDEAKVSKTFNHADELIQYAQARTGAETSRIAISMWFRRYAFFVTAQFYMFSKHRLIWKGTLQEIGVLDDPEDEHWLPSFWMKTNRWSNVTEKESTSALHSILSSFGADAIRFFSGTAKISKLVLWENIWSYTVWMYSELLKQEDIKMRVEKDIEILLEDEVWLNIETHSPFKRFIGEKSVPASMNPYKRVTCCLYYRIEGQEKCAYCPNNNC, from the coding sequence ATGCATAACCTACCACCCGCTATTGAAAAAGAGCTGCAGGGATATCGCATTTCCTTTCGAGATGAAGCGAAAGTTTCCAAGACCTTCAATCATGCTGATGAGCTTATTCAGTATGCACAAGCCCGGACTGGTGCTGAAACATCAAGGATAGCCATTTCAATGTGGTTCAGACGCTATGCTTTTTTTGTCACGGCACAATTTTACATGTTCAGCAAACATCGGCTTATCTGGAAAGGCACACTTCAGGAAATTGGAGTTTTGGATGATCCAGAAGATGAACATTGGCTCCCGAGTTTTTGGATGAAAACTAACAGGTGGAGCAATGTCACGGAAAAAGAAAGCACATCTGCCCTCCATTCCATATTAAGCAGCTTTGGTGCAGATGCCATTCGCTTCTTTTCCGGAACTGCTAAAATATCGAAGCTAGTGCTCTGGGAAAATATTTGGAGTTATACGGTATGGATGTATAGTGAGTTATTGAAGCAGGAAGATATAAAGATGCGGGTTGAAAAGGACATTGAAATACTGCTTGAAGATGAAGTATGGCTGAATATTGAAACGCATTCGCCCTTTAAACGGTTCATTGGGGAAAAAAGTGTTCCTGCGTCCATGAATCCTTATAAACGGGTGACATGCTGTTTATATTACCGAATTGAAGGTCAGGAAAAATGTGCGTATTGTCCGAATAATAACTGTTGA
- a CDS encoding DUF3267 domain-containing protein, with translation MYVSILKQLWRADFEMNSWKTIDVAKQYGSCRLIFFAVFTILLSFVLIYTLLSVFLTHVILYGDQTMVFFSLLLLLYPVHKLLHYLPLRLLCKKVKTSWSLKWNLVLTCKVNVHVPIRKHLYLLTLVLPFVIMSVILIGCALSFPHYIHYFTILLSLHTGLCVSDFIYIKNLIGSPRHSFIEEHLEGYDILIQK, from the coding sequence ATGTATGTAAGTATATTAAAACAGCTTTGGAGGGCTGATTTCGAAATGAATTCGTGGAAAACAATTGACGTGGCAAAACAATATGGCAGTTGCCGTCTGATCTTTTTTGCAGTTTTTACTATATTGTTGTCTTTTGTTCTGATCTATACATTATTAAGTGTCTTTTTAACTCATGTTATTTTGTATGGCGATCAAACAATGGTATTTTTTAGCCTATTGCTCTTATTATATCCTGTTCACAAACTATTACACTATTTACCTTTACGATTATTATGCAAAAAAGTAAAAACTTCTTGGTCCTTGAAGTGGAACCTTGTGCTTACATGCAAAGTCAATGTACATGTTCCTATTCGAAAGCATCTTTATCTTTTGACCCTTGTGCTGCCTTTCGTCATTATGTCTGTCATATTGATTGGTTGTGCCCTTAGTTTTCCACATTACATTCATTATTTCACTATTTTATTATCCCTGCACACCGGATTATGCGTATCGGATTTTATTTATATAAAAAACCTGATTGGTTCCCCAAGACATTCTTTTATCGAGGAACATCTCGAAGGATACGATATACTTATTCAAAAGTGA